CTGTTTATTCATTTGCGTTTGCGTGATCACGCTCGGTTTTGAACTTGATGACATTAGCATGAGCGTATCTGTGTACAATTGAGGGCTGGTAGGTAAATCACCAGTTTGTAGATAATGGTTGTATTTACTCATGTAGCTGTCGAACAGTATATTGATTTTAGTTGTGTCCGTTTCTGCCAATAACTGGCTACTAAAAGTAAATAAAATAAACAAGATGGCTGCTCTCATAAGATATTGCTCCAAGTCAGTTTTTTATGAGTCTAGCAGGCAATAACCAGTTTTATGTGGATTATTATGTGCTGACGATGTTGCGCTTACGCACCATGAAACTAAAGAATTTTACCTTTAGCCTTTTCAAATACAGGGTTAGCCTAATTGCCGAGTCAGCAAATCACTGATGATATCTGCAACATAGCGATAGTCGAAAATCAGCAACAATGTAGTGCGGGATTTCGGATTGAAATGGATGCTGCAACCCTTACTCTATGGTGTAACTCAAACCGTTAAGGATTGTTATGACTTCACTTGCTAACATGCCATTTTCTTTGCTCGAATTAAGCCCGATGAAAGAGCAAGATACCGTTTCACAAACCCTCGCTAACAGCGTAGCTTATGCGCAAAAAGCGGATGAACTCGGTTTTAAACGCTTTTGGATGGCTGAACATCATAATATGCGTGGCATTGTCTGCGCAGCAACCTCTGTATTGATAGGGCATATTGCCGGACACACTCACAGTATTCGGGTGGGCGCGGGTGGCGTGATGTTGCCAAATCATCCACCGTTAGTTGTCGCTGAGCAGTTTGGCACCTTAGAAAGCCTCTATCCAGGGCGTATTGATTTGGGATTAGGGCGCGCGCCTGGTAGCGATCCTATTACCAGCCGAGCATTGCGTCGCGATGACAGACGTGCAGAACAATTTGATGACGAAGTCGCTGAATTACAAACCTTGCTCGGGCCTTATGATGGTCGCTCCTCGGTGCGTGCCATTCCGGGCGAAAACACTAAGGTACCGATCTGGTTGCTAGGTTCAAGTTTATACAGTGCCCAGCTCGCCGCAAAGCGAGGTTTACCTTATGCATTTGCGGGCCACTTTGCGCCACGATTCGTGCATGATGCTATCGCGCTTTACCGTCGCGATTTTCAACCATCAGAGGTATTAGATAAACCTTATGTAATGCTTGGTTTACCGGTAGTTGCAGCGGATACCGACGAGCAAGCGCAGTATTTAGCTACCACGTCAAAGCAACGTATCCTAGCATTGATGCGAGGTCAGGCGTTATGGTTGAAACCCCCTGTTGACTCGATGGAGGGTCTATGGAATGCCCAAGAGCAAATGCAAGTCGAAAGCTTTTTAGGGCTATCTGTTGTTGGTAGTCCCGCGACGGTTCATCATAAACTCAGCATGATTAAACGTGAGTTAGCGGTCGATGAGTTTATTTTTACCAACGATTTATACGAGCTAAGTGATAGAAAACATGCGCTTGAAATCGTGGCGAGCTTAACGTAAAAGTCGGAGTGTGAAGGTAGTACTTAAGAGAGTACTTAAGAGAAGGTTTGCGGTACACTGTGAGTTAAAAATTTACAAGGAACGAAAGTTGGAAACGATTTGGTTGCGTATCCTTTCTCTACTTATTCTGCCTTTTATGTCGGGCGAAAGAAATAACGCTCCGTCATGAAAATGAAAACACTAAGGTACTAGAAGCTAAACTTGCTGAGCTAGAGGTGTTTAAATCACCCTGAATAATAAGTTTAGCGAGACAATATTTGCAGTAACAACTAGGGCCTGTTGATCTTTGCTGTTTGATTTTTGTTCTTCTGAGTGTGTTTTGGTCGCGACGCTCGACTTGCCGCCTAGTAATCTAGGCAAAAGTTGAGCAACAATGAACAGAGCGCACTCAGGTGAACCCAAAGGGCAGCGCTTGATTAGCATTTCTACTGTGTTCTCGCCTGACTCACATAGAATAACTATGCTACGCAGGCTCTGCCTTGTACAAATACCAATCAAACTGCTGCAAAAACAAACTTGAAAGGTAAACAGGCCCTAAAGGAAAAATGATGGATCAAGTTGTGCGCGTCGGGGTTGGCGTGGTCATAATGCACGATAATAAAATTTTGCTTGGTGAGCGCATCGGTGCTCATGGCGCACATACTTGGGCAACGCCGGGTGGCCATTTAGAGTATGGAGAGGACATTGAGGCATGCGCAATAAGAGAGGTGCATGAAGAAACGGGGCTAGATGTTGTAAACGTTGAAAAGCTGGGTTTTACTAATGATTATTTTGCCGATGAGCAGAAACATTATGTCACTCTGTTTGTCATGGCAAGGTGCGATACTCATAATGCAGAAGTTAAAGAGCCAAATAAATGCAAACAATGGCAGTGGTTTTCGCTTGATAAATTGCCGCAGCCTCTGTTTTTACCTTTGGTGAACTTTTTAGAAGAAAACAACACACTTTATCAGAACTAAAATAACAATTGGGGCATAGCATGGAAGAGATAGTCGTTAGATATATTCACTTTATCGGTATTTTATTTTTGGCATCAACGCTCGCGATTGAAAACATACTACTCTCCAAATCAATGAGTAGTCAGAGCATTAAGCGATTAGCTGTAATTGATGGCTTGTATGGTGTTAGTGCGCTTGTAACCCTTGGCGCAGGATTAACGCTATGGTTTGCAGTTGGCAAGCCCAGTGAATTCTATACTAAAAACCCGATTTTCCATGCCAAAGTGGGACTATTTTTGTTAATCGCTTTGTTATCTATCATTCCGACTGTGTTTTTATTGAAGCACCGTAATACAACAGCAGCTAATTTGTTTGTGCCCCAGCGCATCATCGTCATTAAAAGGCTAGAAATGCTGTTACTTTTAGTTTTACCGCTACTTGCTGCACTCATGGCAAGAGGCTATGGGTTGCCCTCATCATGAAACAAAATATTGTCAATATTGCGCTCGTCGTTAAAGACTACGATGAAGCCATTGACTTCTACGTCAATAAACTAGGTTTTGAATTAATAGAAGACACCTATCAACCCGAGCAAGATAAACGCTGGGTGGTGGTGGCACCGCCTAATTCTCATGGTACCGCGTTACTACTTGCCAGAGCTTCTACGCCAGAGCAGCAGAAGTTTATTGGTGATCAAGCTGGTGGGCGGGTATTTTTATTTTTAAATACCGATGATTTCTGGCGTGATTATGAGCGCATGAAGTCTATTGGCATTCGATTTATTCGCGAGCCACAAGAGCAAGATTATGGCACGGTTGCTGTATTTGAAGATCTCTATGGCAACCGCTGGGACTTATTGCAATTAAACCCTGATCATCCCATGGCGAAGAGATGATCTCAAAGTTACCAAAATGGGTTGAGATCGGCGCTTTTATATTGGCGCTCGTCGCAGGATTTGTGAATGCAATTGGCCTACTTAGCTTCGAGCACCAATCCGTTTCTCATTTATCCGGCACTGCGACTATGCTCGGAACCAGTTTTTTAGGTGGTAATCTTAAAGAAACCCTGCACTTATTTGGTGTGTTACTCGCGTTCTTGCTTGGCTCTGTACTTGCGGGATTTTTGCTGCATGGCACCGCGTTAAGGCTTGGCAAACATTACGATACCGCGTTGGTGATCGAAGCTATATTGCTTACCGTGTCTCTCGTATTACTGATGCAAGGCTCATTTTATGGTCACTTTTTTGCCTCAGCCGCTTGTGGACTACAAAACGCATTAGCCACCACGTACAGTGGAGCTGTGGTGAGGACAACCCATGTAACAGGAATATTCACCGACTTAGGACTAATGATTGGGGCGCTATGTAGAGGCGAGCCACTGGATACCAGAAAAGCAAAACTGTTTGTGTTGATAATCTCAGGGTTTGTGGCAGGTGGCCTGTTGGGCGCTTGGCTTTATAACAAGTTTTACTTTCAGGCGCTGTGGTTGCCTATAACCATTTGTTTGCTGATCGCAGGTGTTTACCGCTTTGCGCTTAGGGATAAGGGATAGTACACCGTTGTGTTGACGTATCTTAGTTTGGATTATTGACTACTTAATCGACATCGTATAAATTGGCGCGCGATTTTAATTTGGATCTTTCCACGATGTTTTACATCCTATTTAAGAATTTTGTTAGAAGGCTTTGCTCCGTGCATTAACACGATGAAGTGTTGCTCGGAGCTTACTTTCTAAATATTCATCAGAGACATTGGTGATTCCCTGAATCAATGTGGATGGCGGCAGTGTATCTGATGATTGGAAAGACGAACCCGGCGATGATACTTCATCGCCGGGTTTTTTGTGCCCGAAATTCAGTGGCACACGTTTTCAAAATTTTTTGAAACGGGAGGTCGGCATAACTGTCGATCTCCCGTTTTTTTATGGATGTAATTTAACCTGAACTTCGGATAATTAACGCCCTTCTAGCAACCAGTTTTAGCGCTAATTGCGTTGAATCCACTTCCAATAGCCAGCTATTGGTGCGTAAATTCGCCTTGCCTACAAGGATGTAGGTAGCAGGGCGGTAGCAGGACGCGAGAGCGGAGTTATCCCCAAAACTCTCTGGCTAGATAAGAAGATAGTTTAAGGTGATTAAAAAACAATGAGTTAGCTCATTCCTTATCCAAAACTCAGGTTACTTAGTTTTAGTTTCAAAGTTTGGAGCTGAGTTAAGCGAGCTGATTAAACAGGCTGGTGTATGCCAGCCTGTTTTCGCGCAGATTATTTTTCTGCTGAAAGTCCAAACGCCTTTGCAACACCAAGGGTTGGTAAAAACATATCTGAAAGCGTGATCTCTGCATCAATCCCATAGGTACTCATTAATTGAGCGTTACTGAGTACTTCCTCTGGGGATCCGGTGGCAACCAATTCGCCCTGTTGCAGTAGATATACCTTATCGGCAAAGCTTGCAGCGAGGGCTAAGTCATGTACCACTGCGACTACGCCCGCTCCCTGTTTAGCTATTTGCTGAGCTAGCTTCATGACTTGATACTGATGATATAAGTCTAGACTTGCGGTAGGCTCGTCAATCATCAGGTAGCAGGGTTTGTTCGCATCTAAGGTAGGTAGCAGCTGGCAAAGCACCCGCGCAAACTGAACCCTTTGCTTTTCTCCCCCTGATAGCTGAGTAAAGCACCGCTTTGCTAAATGCTCGACTGATAAAGTTTGCATCGCTTGCTGTGAATACTCACGAAGCGAGTCCAGTGTACAAATGTGCTGGTGTACATAGTGCGACATATCCACTATCTCTTGCACGCTAAATGGGAACTCGCAATCATATTGCTGCGTGAGTACGGCACGAATATGAGAGAGTGCCAAGGCACTTAAGTCTTGCACTCGTTGTTGATGATAGGTGACATCGCCCTGTGTTAGCGAGATATCGCCGCACAGCGCTTTGAGTAGGGTAGACTTGCCTGCACCGTTGGGGCCAAGAACAACGGCAAACTCCCCCGGGTTGATTGAAAAATCAATGTCTTTGAGCAACAATTTTTGCCCCACTTGGACACTGATGTTATGCGCTTCTAACATACTAAAGCTCCTTTATACGATACGTTTTCACCAGCATGATCAGGAAAAAAGGGCCACCTAGAGCGCTGGTGATAAGGCCTATCGGTAATTCTGATGGGAGAATGAGTATGCGAGCGAGTAAGTCTGCCAAACACAGTAAAATTGCCCCACCCAACATCGAAGCAGGTAACAAATAGCGGTGATCTGGGCCGATTAATAAGCGCACTATATGAGGAACAATAAAGCCAACGAAACCAATAATACCAGTTAGCGCAACCGCCGCACCGGTGCACAATGCCGTATAAACAAATACCTTCTTTTTTAAACCTACGACATCGACCCCGAGGTGTCTAGCTTGTTGCTCGCCAAGTAAATAGAGGTTGAGCGGTTGAGCTAAGCGGCTAAAACCAAAGCAGCATGCCAACATTAAACACAGCGATGGGATGATAGTTGTGAAACTATTGCCTGCAAGTGATCCCATACTCCAAAAGGTTAGGTCGCGTAACTGTTGATCTGAGCTGATCAACGTCAGTATTCCGATGACTGCACCAACAATAGCGTTTACTGCTATGCCTGCTAACAACAAACTGACAATTGTGAAGCGATTTCCTTGGCTGGATAAACGGTAGATTAAACTACACACACCAAGACAGCCCAGAAAAGCACCGATTGGCACGGCGTAAATTCCATAATAATCCGAAAATCCACTGAGTAACGTGGAGCCCAATACGATGGTACTAATCGCCCCAAGTGCGGCGCCACTAGAAATCCCAATTAACCCTGGATCTGCCAGCGGGTTTCTAAAGACTGCTTGCATTGCAGCGCCGCATGCACCAAGTCCAGCACCCACCACAATTGCTAGCACTAATCTTGGTAATCTAATTTGCCAGATCACCGCGTGTTCTAAGTTATTTGATTGGCCTGCAAAGAGAATATCCATCAAGCGAGCGTAGCTAATACTCACTCCGCCGCTGGTAAGGCCAATAAAACTCACCACGATACAGCCGATAATCAGTCCCAACAACATCCATTTTCTGGCAACTTCAGCGGGAATTAGAGATTGCTCGAGTGCTAGCATTATAGAGACTCATTTTTTGGTGCAGACTGGGCTGCTCTAAATCGATAACCCCTGGGCAGCGTGGCGTTTGGGTGGAGTAAGGTTGCGAGCTCAACCACGGCTTGTGGCGTGCGTGGGCCCATGCCAAGCAAATATGTCCCATCGATAAGTATAACTCGGTTGTTTTTGACGGCATTTGAGAATTTAAAGTGGGGAACTTGGCTTAAATCCGTTGCTTTTTGCTCGCCATGGCGGCCCATACTAATGATGACATCAGGGTTCATGGCGATGGCCGCTTCGGTTGCGAGCGGCTTCCAACCGTCAAAATGCTGTGCAGCAACATTAACGCCGCCAGCCGCGTTGATAACCTCATCTGCAGAATTTCCAGCACCCGCAACAATTGGTTGGCCACTACGAAGGCTCAAGACAAATAATACCTTAGGCTTGTCGTCTGCTTGTTTCAGAACATGAGTTAAGGCTTTTCTGTCTGCTTGAATATAATTGATTAGCGCTTGGCCTTTTTCTTTGACTGCCAGTAACTCGGCGATTTTAGTTATTTTATCTTCGACGCCAGCGAGGTTATCGTTGTCGCTGAAAATATAGGTGGGTAATCCGGTCTCTTGAAGCTGTTTTAATACCTTATCAGGGCCTGTATCAGCCTCGCCGAGTAACAAATCAGGATTAAGGGAAAGGATCCCTTCAACGTTGATTTTTCTAACATAACCGATTTGTGGTTTATGTGTGGCAGCAACAGGAAATACGCTAGTACTGTCCACGCCAACAATACGATTTTCCTCCCCAAGTGCATAAATAATTTCGGTAATAGAGCCCCCAGAAACCACGATATTTTTGTCGCCTTGATTAGCATAGGTAGATTGTAGGAGGGAAGTGAGTAGTAGCAAACATGAAGTTAGCAGTGTCGTAATTTGAGCTTTCATTACAAATCCAAACTTGTTAGTATTTATTGCGAATAGTAACAGTTATCATTTGTCTTTATCAATATGAAATTAATTATCTGCATCACTGTCTCCGTTTTGCTACATGGCTTGTGTTGGTTATTTCCTGCAAGCTCTGCGCTGGTGTGGCAATCAGGCGTTGCTGCAAATGAAGTGAGTAAAGTCACCAAACCACTCATGATTTCGTTTGCGGCACAACCCTCCCAAGAGCCGGCTCCAAAAGTGGTAGCAGAGCAAGCGCCATCTGATTTTAATGGCACCACGCACTTACTTAGAAAACCACAAAAGCAAGAGCAGGCAACCAAGCCAGAACCTAACGCTAGACAACAGCCCAATGAACGACCACGACCTAACAAGCTTAACAAAGCAGCTGTGACTGAGAATAAAAAGGAACCAGAAGCGAAAGAACCAGCTTTAAAACGAGAAAATACGTCGCAGCAAGAAGCGACGCAAATGGCCTCAGCGAGGCATCTCAGTGAAGCAAATAGTACCGATGACTCTCCTGTTAAATTAGATGCTTTACCTTTATTCAAAGCACCAAGGCCTGCGCTTAGCTACCCACTGCGTGCCAAGCGAAGAGGGTTTGAAGGCGTGACAATTTTTGAAATTGAGTTGGATCAAAAAGGTGAGATCGTGAATTTAACTTTGGTTAAAAGTAGCGGTCATCAATCTTTGGACATTGCGGCTCGCAAGAACGTTGAGCAATGGCAGTTTCATCCAGTTTTTCGTGACGGTAATGCTGTAAAAGCCTTGTTTACCGTACCCATTAAATTTTCCCTTTCTTAGAGAGTAATACTACGATGCAGTCTTGGTTTTCCCAACTTGGCCCAATGCAATGGCCATTTTTATGTTTGTCGGTTATTGCGCTTGCGGTGATCATTGAGCGGCTTTGGGTGCTTAGCCGCGCTTGGTTTACCGTTCATGAAATCAAGCGTAAACCCCATTTTTTTCGTAGCAAAGCAGTTGGCGCTTTGCGGTTACAAGGGTATGTTTTTGAGTGGCGTAAGCGGTTAGTGATCTTAAGCATTATCGGCACGCTAAGCCCATTAATGGGACTCTTTGGCACCGTCTGGGGGCTGGTCTTGATGTTTAAAACCATTGCCGAAACTCAGCAAGCGGTGACGCCTGCGTTATTAGCGGATGGATTATGGGAAGCCATGTATTCAACCATGGCAGGACTGGCGATAGCCATGCCATGTTTACTTATTTATGGCGTTTTGCAAGCGATGGTTGAGCGGTTTCAAAGCGAGCTTGTGCTTTATATGAATACCCAGTTTGCCTTAGTGGAGACGGATAATGCTTGAGCTGCCGACACCCAAACCTCAACACCTAGGCGCTGATTTAACCGCGTTACTCGATGTACTTTTTATCGTCCTTGTATTTTTGCTGCTCAGTGTGGCGGTTAAACTTAACGTCTTGGAGGTGAACCTACCAACAGTGGGAAAAAATGGCGAGGTTGTGCTTGAGAAAACACCTAAGGTTGTGAGTGTCATGTTCAATCATGGTCAAATAGCCTATGCCTTGGACGAGCAGCCGTTTAGTGCAGAAAATACGCTGATACAAGCGCTTAATCATCTAGACAATTCAGAGGTGATCTACATCGCTGTGGACAAACAAGTACCCAGTGAAGCACTGGTATCACTTTTTGCACAGCTAAGTACACTCAATATTCAAGTGGCTAATTTAATCGTTAAAAGCGAATAAAAATAATTACCATTTAGATTGGTGTGTGTTATATTGCGCCGCGACAATCGCATTTCATCTTGGAGAGCCTGTTTAAATAATACAGGACCAGGGAAGATCAGGGGCAAAGTTGAAATGCGTGTAAAAAATAACGACACTCGGAGTATTCTTATGCGTTTATCTAAATTAACCCTTTTCATCGCGCTTGCCACTTCTGCCACCTGGGTACAAGCCGCCTCTTCTGCCAATGAGGATGTAGCTCAGTCGACAGTGGTAAAAACAGACTTAGATGCAGTGACTGTAACGGCAACGCGTACCGCAAAAACCGCATTGCAATCATCACAAGCAGTGAATGTTATTTCGGCTGAACAAATTGAACGCAAATTAGATAGCAGTGTCTTTGATACCTTAGATACCATTCCTAATGTTTCCGCTAATGGTGGGCCAAGAACGACAGGACATAAGTTCAATATTCGCGGCTTTAGTGATGCAGAAGACGTGATGGTGACGATTGATGGCATGCTACAAACCTTTGAAAAATATCGTATGGGTAGCTTGTTCACTGATCCTGAATTATATCGTTCAATGAGTATTAAACGAGGCACGAGCACCGTACTTCATGGCGGTGGTGCGCTCGGCGGTGTTGTTCAGTTTGAGCTAAAAGACGCCGCTGATTTTTTACAGGATGGTGAAGTCGCTGGCGCTAAAATTAAACTCGGTTATGACAGCAACAATGCTCAAAAAAATGCGTCAGTGATCGCGTTTGCAAGGCCAAACGATTCGCTCGACTTGCTTGCTGGTGTGGTAAAGCGTGACAGCAATGATTGGGAACTTTCTAACGATGAAACTTTGGATAACTCGGCAATCGAAAACAGTTCTATTCTGTTAAAAGGGGAATATTTCTTAAGTGATGATGCCATTGTGGGGGCAAGCTACACCGAAACCACAGATAACCAGCGAACCGAGTTTAATACAACAGATCCGGGTGCATGGGGGACGGTGTACCGTGAGGTAGAGCAGTCCGTTACTAATCTGAGTTATGAACTCAACCCTGCGAATAATCCTTATCTGAACCTAAGCGCTAAGGCCGGTTATACCAGCAGTCAAGTCACTGAATCCGATGGTGTCGGCATGCTTGAGGACTACATCGGTATTGAATCAAACTATGAATACAACATCACCACTCTGGATGTGATGAATACCAGCGTATTGGACTCACATACTTTGACCTATGGTGTGCAATATACCGACAAAGAGCGAATTGGTGAAAAGACAGCATTACCTTGCTTAAAACTTAACTACGAGACCTATGCTTGTGAGCAATACGGCCCGACTCCAACCACCGCTGAGATGACATCCCAACCGGGTGGTACACAAAAGCGCTCCGGTGTGTATATCCAAGATGAATTTACTTGGCAGCAACTTACTGTGGTCGCAGGGCTTCGCTATGAACGCTATAGCACCTCACCAACGGCTAAGTTCCAACAGGCGTTTGCAGCATTAGATAGTAAAGTGACACACAGTGATTGGGCAGGTGCCTTGAGTGTAAATTACCAACTAACACCACAATGGGCGGTGTTTGCAAACCGCCAAGAAGGTTTCCGTGCACCACTCATTGACGAGCTATACGATCAATATGGTGGCAGACAACCGGGATTAGCGTTAGATGTTGAATATAGTAATAACACCGAAGTTGGCGTGACCTATCAGGCAAACAACATACTCACTGACAACGACACATTAACGGCGCGTTTTATCTACTTTGATATCTCGGTAGACGATGAAATCACGTCGGTCACCAGCAATGTGACCAATCCCGTACCTGCACCGCGTTATGCGAATCGCGCTAGCAATGATAGAGATGGCGTTGAGCTGGAAGTAAACTTTGCAACACCACGCTTTTACAGCAACTTTTCTTACAGTGACGTAGACGGTAAAGATCAAGACAACAAGCCTTTATGGTATTTACCTGCAGATAAAATGGCTTTGGATGTAGGCGCCTCGTTATTTGATCAAGCCGTTCAAGTTGGTGCGCAAATAGTAAGGCGTGGCGATCGTGATGTGCAGGTGATGGACAGTGCAACAAGACAATACTCAACGCAAACACAAAAAAGCTACACCCTGACCGATTTATACGCGAGTTGGGATATTAATGCTGCGTTTAATTTAAGAGTTGCTGTCGATAATGTCTTTAACAAAGAATACAAACTGATGGCTGGTACCGGTGGTGGAATAGGCGATTACGGTTTTGGCCGCAACATTAAAACCCAGATCAGCTGGCGTTTTTAAGGAGAGATCATGAAGCAACTAATTCAAGACTATAAAACCTTGCTAGCGGGTGAGCCAAGACTACGACCCGTTGACGCAGCGATGCAGCTGGGTGTGAGTGAAGCCGAATTATTGAATGCTCAACTCGAAGAGGCGGTGACTGCCACAGTAACGCGCTTAGATGAAACGCAGCTTGCCGATATCCTTAAGAGCCTGAAAAAGCTGGGTAAAGTGATGGCGTTGACGCGTAACGGCAGCGTGGTAAATGAAATTAAAGGGTTATACGAAAAGCTCTATGTTTCAGACAATAATGGCAAGCTTAGTGGTATTGCAATCAATCCCGGCGGTATCGACCTACGGCTATTTTTGTATCGTTGGCAAAGCGTATTTTTAGTTGAAACCGAAAGCCACACGAGCTTGCAGTTTTTTGATGAAAATGGCCGTGCGGTACATAAGGTTTATACCACGGCTGAGTCGGACTTTAACGAACTGGTGAATATAAAAGCACGTTACCAACTGACATCACAGCGCCCATTTAGCGTGAAGCCATTTGAACTGGTGGAGCCTACAATAACCCCGCCGAGCGCTGAGCAACTAGATAGCTTTAGGAGTCAGTGGGGTGAGCTTGAAGATGTGCACCATTTTCCAAAGCTATTAGAGACATACAAGCTTGAACGCTTGCAGGCCCTTGAGCTCGTCGGCTCACCATGGAACTTTGAGCTACAGAGCTTTGACCTTGCTGATATTTTTCAGCAAGCAAAAACGTTTAAGCAAGAGATTATGGTATTCGTTGGCAACTCAAGTGCGGTACAGATCTTCTCTGGAAAGGTTGAAAACCTCAAACAAGTTGGTCCTTGGTTTAACGTCTTAGATCCTGAGTTTAACCTACATATAAAAGCAGACGATCTAACCCGTGCGTTTGTGGTCAGAAAGCCAACGGATAATGGCAATACAGTGGTTACCTCTATTGAGTTTTTTGATGCCAATCGCGAAACGGTATTAACATTGTTTGGCCGTCGAATTGAAGGCAAAAAGCAAACCAGCGAATGGCAAGCCCTGTGTGAGCGATTGATCCATAAAGGACACGTTGCGGCGTAATACCTGAGCTATAGAAAAGGGCTCAATCGAAGAGCCCTTTGATTTTCTAGTGCCAAATAGGCGTAACTTCTGAGACCAAGATTATCCGTTTAGAGACGCTATTTTGCTGCGCACTCTCCATTCTCGTCGCCATTGCACTATGGCAAAGTGGGCGGGATGTACCACGTTGACATTCGTCCATAATCACTCCTGACCCCACTGGTAATTCAGTAAAGAGCCGAAGATCTTGGGTACTGACATTATCTATCGGGGTGTTTACCGCGACACCGTTAGCTATCACAAACTCTCCGCCAGATACATTCTCTCTGGCCAGCGTAAGGATTGAGGTAATCGTTTGATGACTTAACCCGTCGAAATGAAGCGTATTTGGAGTTACCAAGCAATCCGCGTAAGGTGTTGGATAATAGCCAATAAACTGGTGCTCAACATGGTACGACGGTGCCGAAATTGAATGTTGGATCAAAAATTCAGTCAATGCTTTGATCACAGGGTGGTTGCAAATCAATGTGCCGTCAGTGCAATG
This sequence is a window from Pseudoalteromonas piscicida. Protein-coding genes within it:
- a CDS encoding 2OG-Fe dioxygenase family protein; the encoded protein is MTKTTLLRNGFCQYSLPNFNVGSLKDIELLLKQVEPELGLDTYIPSGQNARGIVRYTVKDANTHLISPENRQGGQYYVYGLSQQLNPDAGGKQRWFKAITHCTDGTLICNHPVIKALTEFLIQHSISAPSYHVEHQFIGYYPTPYADCLVTPNTLHFDGLSHQTITSILTLARENVSGGEFVIANGVAVNTPIDNVSTQDLRLFTELPVGSGVIMDECQRGTSRPLCHSAMATRMESAQQNSVSKRIILVSEVTPIWH
- a CDS encoding ChuX/HutX family heme-like substrate-binding protein, with the protein product MKQLIQDYKTLLAGEPRLRPVDAAMQLGVSEAELLNAQLEEAVTATVTRLDETQLADILKSLKKLGKVMALTRNGSVVNEIKGLYEKLYVSDNNGKLSGIAINPGGIDLRLFLYRWQSVFLVETESHTSLQFFDENGRAVHKVYTTAESDFNELVNIKARYQLTSQRPFSVKPFELVEPTITPPSAEQLDSFRSQWGELEDVHHFPKLLETYKLERLQALELVGSPWNFELQSFDLADIFQQAKTFKQEIMVFVGNSSAVQIFSGKVENLKQVGPWFNVLDPEFNLHIKADDLTRAFVVRKPTDNGNTVVTSIEFFDANRETVLTLFGRRIEGKKQTSEWQALCERLIHKGHVAA
- a CDS encoding biopolymer transporter ExbD, producing MLELPTPKPQHLGADLTALLDVLFIVLVFLLLSVAVKLNVLEVNLPTVGKNGEVVLEKTPKVVSVMFNHGQIAYALDEQPFSAENTLIQALNHLDNSEVIYIAVDKQVPSEALVSLFAQLSTLNIQVANLIVKSE
- a CDS encoding TonB-dependent receptor domain-containing protein, whose translation is MRLSKLTLFIALATSATWVQAASSANEDVAQSTVVKTDLDAVTVTATRTAKTALQSSQAVNVISAEQIERKLDSSVFDTLDTIPNVSANGGPRTTGHKFNIRGFSDAEDVMVTIDGMLQTFEKYRMGSLFTDPELYRSMSIKRGTSTVLHGGGALGGVVQFELKDAADFLQDGEVAGAKIKLGYDSNNAQKNASVIAFARPNDSLDLLAGVVKRDSNDWELSNDETLDNSAIENSSILLKGEYFLSDDAIVGASYTETTDNQRTEFNTTDPGAWGTVYREVEQSVTNLSYELNPANNPYLNLSAKAGYTSSQVTESDGVGMLEDYIGIESNYEYNITTLDVMNTSVLDSHTLTYGVQYTDKERIGEKTALPCLKLNYETYACEQYGPTPTTAEMTSQPGGTQKRSGVYIQDEFTWQQLTVVAGLRYERYSTSPTAKFQQAFAALDSKVTHSDWAGALSVNYQLTPQWAVFANRQEGFRAPLIDELYDQYGGRQPGLALDVEYSNNTEVGVTYQANNILTDNDTLTARFIYFDISVDDEITSVTSNVTNPVPAPRYANRASNDRDGVELEVNFATPRFYSNFSYSDVDGKDQDNKPLWYLPADKMALDVGASLFDQAVQVGAQIVRRGDRDVQVMDSATRQYSTQTQKSYTLTDLYASWDINAAFNLRVAVDNVFNKEYKLMAGTGGGIGDYGFGRNIKTQISWRF